The following proteins are co-located in the Pseudomonas synxantha genome:
- a CDS encoding outer membrane lipoprotein carrier protein LolA, translating to MDVNDNARQLTLRSALRFFASKLAPTGVALLLSFNAQAFDLQQLSDQLAKPSVIHGNFIQEKHLRALPQPLVSKGTFVLAKDHGLLWLLKTPLQQDYRINAQGIARRDANGWQPLPNKSAGAEQNRLFLAVLQGDSSGLQRDFELQLQGPAQQWKLTLIPRSLLLKQVFTRINIDGGELVHTIELLETQGDSTVLRMQDSTASQPLSAAEQHDFAQ from the coding sequence ATGGACGTTAACGATAACGCGCGCCAACTGACACTGCGCAGCGCCCTCAGGTTTTTCGCGAGCAAGCTCGCTCCTACAGGGGTCGCGTTGTTGCTGAGCTTCAATGCCCAGGCTTTCGACTTGCAGCAGTTGAGCGACCAGCTTGCAAAACCTTCCGTCATCCACGGCAACTTCATCCAGGAAAAACACCTGCGCGCCCTGCCCCAGCCACTCGTCAGCAAAGGCACCTTCGTGCTCGCCAAGGACCATGGCCTGCTGTGGCTGCTCAAAACCCCGCTGCAACAGGACTACCGCATCAACGCCCAAGGCATAGCCCGGCGTGACGCCAACGGCTGGCAACCGCTGCCGAACAAGAGCGCCGGCGCCGAGCAGAATCGCCTGTTCCTCGCGGTGCTGCAGGGCGACAGCAGCGGCTTGCAGCGTGACTTCGAACTGCAACTGCAAGGCCCGGCCCAGCAATGGAAGCTCACCCTGATCCCGCGCTCGCTGCTGCTCAAGCAAGTGTTCACCCGGATCAATATCGACGGCGGCGAGCTGGTGCACACCATCGAACTGCTGGAAACCCAGGGCGACAGCACCGTGCTGCGCATGCAGGACAGCACGGCCAGCCAACCCTTGAGCGCAGCGGAGCAACACGACTTTGCCCAGTGA
- a CDS encoding NAD(P)/FAD-dependent oxidoreductase, giving the protein MPIVEMERRQVVVIGAGPSGAIAAALLKRKGHDVLIIEREHFPRFSIGESLLSHCIDFIEEAGMLDAVQAAGFQVKTGAAFAWGERYSAFDFGDTFSNGKPTTYQVQRGEFDKLLADQAALQGVDIRYGHTIVGVDFSGECRYLHVRRQNGSEYHIKAKFVLDASGYGRVLPRLLDLEAPSNFPLRQAVFTHVEDHIAHPGFDRTKILVTTHPTQRDIWFWTIPFSNGRCSVGVVAAKAHFDGRDSDLDACLRSFIDETPSLSGVLSNAVWDTPARSIGGYSANVKTLHGPGFALLGNAAEFLDPVFSSGVTIAMRSASMAAAVLHRQLNGETVDWQSEFAEPLKRGVDTFRCYVEGWYAGTFQDVIFHPGSSPEIRRMISAILAGYAWDERNPFVSEPKRRLRMLSDICASEVV; this is encoded by the coding sequence GTGCCCATAGTTGAAATGGAACGTCGCCAGGTGGTGGTGATCGGTGCCGGGCCTTCCGGTGCTATCGCGGCCGCGCTGTTAAAGCGCAAAGGGCATGATGTATTGATCATCGAGCGCGAGCATTTCCCGCGCTTTTCGATTGGCGAAAGCCTGCTGTCGCACTGTATCGACTTTATCGAAGAAGCGGGCATGCTCGACGCCGTACAAGCGGCGGGCTTCCAGGTAAAAACCGGCGCTGCCTTCGCCTGGGGCGAGCGCTACAGTGCGTTTGATTTTGGTGACACGTTCAGCAACGGCAAGCCCACCACTTACCAGGTGCAACGCGGCGAGTTCGACAAATTGCTGGCCGATCAGGCGGCGTTGCAGGGCGTGGACATCCGCTATGGCCACACCATTGTCGGCGTGGATTTCTCCGGCGAGTGCCGCTACCTGCATGTGCGCCGACAGAACGGCAGCGAGTACCACATCAAGGCCAAGTTCGTGCTCGACGCCAGCGGCTATGGTCGCGTGCTGCCGCGTCTGCTGGACCTTGAAGCACCGTCGAACTTTCCGCTGCGCCAGGCCGTGTTTACCCACGTCGAAGACCACATCGCACACCCAGGCTTCGATCGCACCAAGATCCTCGTCACCACCCATCCAACCCAGCGCGATATCTGGTTCTGGACCATCCCGTTCAGCAATGGCCGCTGCTCAGTGGGCGTGGTTGCGGCCAAGGCGCATTTCGATGGCCGCGACAGCGACCTCGACGCCTGTCTGCGCAGCTTCATCGACGAAACGCCAAGCCTGTCCGGCGTGCTCAGCAATGCCGTATGGGACACCCCGGCGCGCAGCATCGGTGGTTACTCGGCCAACGTCAAAACCCTGCACGGCCCGGGCTTTGCGCTGCTGGGCAATGCGGCGGAATTCCTCGACCCGGTGTTCTCTTCGGGCGTGACCATCGCCATGCGTTCGGCGAGCATGGCCGCTGCGGTCCTGCATCGTCAGCTCAACGGTGAGACTGTCGACTGGCAAAGCGAATTCGCCGAGCCCTTGAAACGTGGTGTCGACACCTTCCGCTGCTACGTCGAAGGCTGGTATGCCGGCACATTCCAGGACGTGATTTTCCATCCTGGCAGCTCACCGGAGATTCGCCGCATGATCAGCGCGATCCTGGCCGGCTACGCCTGGGATGAGCGCAACCCGTTTGTCAGCGAACCGAAGCGGCGGTTGCGGATGTTGTCGGATATTTGTGCGAGTGAAGTGGTATGA
- a CDS encoding MMPL family transporter: protein MPSERLLPRLFLILLVAVLALAGWQWRHGAPLSANLMELVPGSTPDALEQQAEQRMQEPLNREMLVLVGHADRQQALALAQQLGERWQASGLFEKVQWNLQADLPALREQLLRGRLSMLSAKDREQLIEQPDAFIQQRVQALFDPFTGFSLVPSQDDWLGLTGRIQNSQPQHGSVQLDIGSGALIADADGKSWVLLRARTTGNAFDMQLPLQVADLLQASRAQADEQGAQLLAASGLLYAANGQRQATREITWVGGGATVGILLLLLLAFRRWRVLLAFVPVLVGMLFGAVACVALFGHMHVMTLVLGSSLIGVAVDYPLHYLSKSWSLQPWRSWPALRLTLPGLSLSLATSCIGYLALAWTPFPALTQIAVFSAAGLVGAYLCAVCLLPALLKGVELRPAQWPLRIAESLWQMRTALIKHVPSSVLLVWVLLFCAGGLWQLNSKNDIRQWIGAPPQLLQEAQAVARITGFQPTSQFFLVRADNQQQLLERQVALGKRLDQLVNMDKLQGYLALNQLVSLPDEQQQLRDALNNLAQHWQPLLDLGVPASALQAEVAQLQALPTADIDAALQGPLAEPWRTLWLGPVDGGVAAMVSLQGLNNPALLRVQALDLPGVQLVDRLGDLNRVFADTQISAAELKLMSCVLIVLLLIAPFGFGGALRIVALPLLAALCSLASLGWLGQPLTLFSLFGLLLVTAISVDYAILMREQIGGPAVSLLGTLLAALTTWLSFGLLAVSSTPAVSNFGLSVSLGLAFSFMLAPWAGQQKHTL from the coding sequence TTGCCCAGTGAGCGCCTGCTGCCGCGCCTGTTCCTGATCCTGCTGGTGGCCGTGCTGGCCCTGGCCGGCTGGCAGTGGCGCCATGGCGCGCCGTTGTCGGCCAACCTGATGGAGCTGGTGCCCGGCAGCACGCCGGACGCCCTTGAACAGCAAGCCGAACAGCGCATGCAGGAGCCGCTCAACCGCGAAATGCTGGTGTTGGTCGGGCATGCCGACCGCCAGCAAGCACTGGCCTTGGCACAACAATTGGGCGAGCGCTGGCAGGCCAGCGGCTTGTTTGAAAAAGTGCAGTGGAACCTGCAGGCCGACCTGCCAGCACTGCGCGAGCAACTGCTGCGCGGGCGCTTGTCGATGCTCTCGGCCAAGGACCGCGAGCAGTTGATTGAGCAACCCGACGCCTTCATCCAGCAACGGGTGCAAGCGCTGTTCGATCCCTTCACCGGCTTCAGCCTGGTGCCGAGCCAGGACGACTGGCTGGGCCTGACCGGGCGCATTCAGAACAGCCAACCGCAACACGGCTCGGTGCAACTGGATATCGGCAGCGGCGCCTTGATCGCCGACGCCGACGGCAAAAGCTGGGTGCTGCTGCGGGCGCGCACCACCGGCAATGCCTTCGATATGCAATTGCCGCTGCAAGTGGCGGACCTGCTCCAGGCCAGTCGCGCACAAGCTGACGAGCAAGGCGCGCAGCTGCTCGCCGCCAGCGGCTTGCTCTATGCCGCCAACGGGCAACGCCAGGCCACCCGGGAAATCACCTGGGTCGGCGGCGGTGCGACCGTCGGCATCCTGCTGTTGCTGCTGCTGGCATTCCGACGCTGGCGCGTATTGCTGGCGTTTGTGCCGGTGCTGGTGGGCATGCTGTTTGGCGCGGTGGCCTGCGTGGCGCTGTTCGGGCATATGCATGTGATGACCCTGGTGCTGGGTTCCAGCCTGATCGGCGTGGCGGTGGATTACCCACTGCACTACCTGTCGAAAAGCTGGAGCCTGCAACCCTGGCGCAGTTGGCCGGCGTTGCGCCTGACCCTGCCGGGGCTGAGCCTGAGCCTGGCCACCAGTTGCATCGGCTACCTGGCATTGGCCTGGACACCGTTCCCGGCCCTGACGCAAATCGCGGTGTTCTCCGCCGCCGGGCTAGTTGGTGCTTATTTGTGCGCCGTGTGCCTGTTGCCGGCGTTGCTCAAGGGTGTGGAACTGCGCCCGGCGCAATGGCCGCTGCGCATCGCCGAAAGTCTTTGGCAGATGCGTACGGCGCTGATCAAGCACGTGCCCAGTTCAGTGCTGCTGGTGTGGGTACTGTTGTTCTGCGCCGGGGGCCTGTGGCAACTGAACAGCAAGAACGATATCCGCCAATGGATCGGCGCGCCGCCGCAATTGCTCCAGGAAGCCCAGGCCGTAGCGCGCATCACCGGGTTCCAGCCGACCAGCCAGTTTTTCCTGGTGCGGGCCGACAATCAGCAGCAGTTGCTGGAACGCCAAGTCGCCTTGGGTAAACGCCTGGATCAGTTGGTGAATATGGACAAGCTCCAGGGTTACCTGGCGCTCAATCAATTGGTGAGTCTCCCTGACGAGCAGCAACAACTGCGGGACGCCCTGAACAATCTGGCGCAACACTGGCAGCCGCTGCTGGACCTGGGTGTGCCCGCCAGCGCCCTGCAAGCCGAAGTCGCGCAGTTGCAGGCGCTGCCCACCGCCGACATCGACGCTGCGCTGCAAGGCCCACTTGCCGAACCCTGGCGCACGCTGTGGCTCGGCCCGGTCGACGGCGGCGTGGCGGCCATGGTCAGCCTGCAAGGCTTGAACAACCCGGCGCTGCTGCGGGTGCAGGCACTGGACTTGCCCGGTGTGCAATTGGTCGATCGCCTGGGCGACTTGAACCGGGTTTTTGCTGACACGCAAATCAGCGCCGCCGAATTGAAGTTGATGTCCTGCGTGCTGATTGTGCTGTTGCTGATTGCACCCTTTGGTTTTGGCGGTGCCTTGCGTATCGTCGCCCTGCCGCTGCTGGCCGCGCTGTGCAGCCTGGCCAGCCTCGGCTGGCTGGGCCAGCCACTGACCCTGTTCAGCCTGTTCGGCCTGTTGCTGGTGACGGCCATCAGCGTTGACTATGCGATTTTGATGCGCGAGCAGATCGGCGGCCCGGCTGTCAGCCTGTTGGGGACGCTGCTGGCAGCACTGACGACTTGGTTGTCGTTCGGCCTGCTGGCAGTCTCCAGTACACCGGCGGTGAGTAATTTCGGCCTGTCGGTCAGCCTCGGCCTGGCGTTCAGCTTTATGCTGGCGCCCTGGGCCGGGCAGCAGAAACACACCTTATGA
- a CDS encoding acyl-CoA thioesterase — MRSQGVLHSDTEILVPFFDIDTMNVVWHGHYVKYLEVARCALLDKIGHNYTAMLESGYAWPVIDMQLRYVRGATFGQTLNVRASLVEWENRLKVNYLITDLASGERLTRASTVQVAVEIASREMQLASPRVFTDAVERALK; from the coding sequence ATGCGTAGTCAGGGTGTGTTGCACAGCGACACTGAAATCCTCGTGCCGTTTTTCGATATCGACACCATGAACGTGGTTTGGCACGGGCATTACGTGAAGTACCTGGAAGTGGCGCGCTGTGCGTTGCTGGACAAGATCGGCCATAACTACACGGCGATGCTCGAGTCCGGCTACGCCTGGCCGGTGATCGACATGCAGCTACGCTATGTACGTGGCGCCACCTTCGGCCAGACCCTCAATGTGCGCGCCAGCCTGGTGGAGTGGGAGAATCGTTTGAAGGTCAACTACCTGATCACTGACCTGGCCAGCGGCGAGCGCTTGACCCGCGCCAGCACCGTGCAGGTGGCGGTGGAAATCGCCAGCCGCGAGATGCAGCTGGCCTCGCCCAGAGTATTCACCGACGCCGTAGAGAGAGCTTTGAAATGA
- a CDS encoding HAL/PAL/TAL family ammonia-lyase, whose protein sequence is MTTHLEPVTFGERPLRIEDVLALANRQVPTQLQDDVAYRQRIAKGAQFLDSLLDKEGVIYGVTTGYGDSCVVAVPLEHVEALPRHLYTFHGCGLGKLLDAQATRAVLAARLQSLCHGVSGVRVELLERLHAFLKHDVLPLIPEEGSVGASGDLTPLSYVAATLSGEREVLFRGERRQAAEVHRELGWEPLVLRPKEALALMNGTAVMTGIACLAFARADYLLHLATRITALNVVALQGNPEHFDERLFAAKPHPGQMQVAAWLRNDLAIDAPTAPLHRLQDRYSLRCAPHVLGVLADSLNWLRSFIEIELNSANDNPIIDAEAERVLHGGHFYGGHIAFAMDSLKTLVANVADLLDRQLALLVDVRYNHGLPSNLSGAPADRAMINHGFKAVQIGTSAWTAEALKNTMPASVFSRSTECHNQDKVSMGTIAARDAIRVLELTEQVAAATLLAANQGVWLRAQAEDARPLPPALAAMHAELAKDFPPVIEDRALEGELRLCLQRIAEQHWGLHA, encoded by the coding sequence ATGACGACGCATCTTGAGCCGGTAACCTTTGGCGAACGCCCTTTGCGCATCGAAGACGTGCTGGCCCTGGCCAACCGTCAGGTGCCCACGCAATTGCAAGATGACGTGGCGTATCGCCAACGCATCGCCAAGGGCGCGCAGTTCCTCGACTCGCTGCTGGACAAGGAAGGCGTGATCTACGGCGTGACAACCGGCTACGGCGATTCCTGCGTGGTGGCGGTGCCGCTGGAACATGTCGAGGCGCTGCCCCGTCATCTGTACACCTTTCATGGGTGCGGGTTGGGCAAGTTGCTCGATGCCCAGGCGACCCGGGCGGTACTGGCGGCGCGTTTGCAGTCGCTGTGTCACGGCGTGTCCGGGGTACGCGTGGAATTGCTGGAGCGCCTGCACGCCTTCCTCAAACACGACGTACTGCCGCTGATCCCGGAAGAGGGTTCGGTGGGTGCCAGCGGCGACTTGACGCCGCTGTCCTACGTGGCCGCGACCTTGTCCGGCGAACGTGAAGTGCTGTTCCGAGGCGAACGTCGCCAGGCGGCCGAAGTGCATCGCGAACTGGGCTGGGAGCCGCTGGTATTGCGGCCCAAGGAAGCCCTGGCGTTAATGAACGGCACCGCGGTAATGACCGGCATTGCTTGTCTGGCCTTCGCCCGCGCCGACTACCTGCTGCACCTGGCCACGCGCATCACCGCGCTGAATGTGGTGGCGCTGCAAGGCAACCCGGAGCACTTCGACGAGCGCCTGTTCGCCGCCAAGCCGCACCCGGGGCAGATGCAGGTTGCCGCATGGCTGCGCAACGACCTGGCGATTGATGCGCCAACGGCGCCATTGCATCGCCTGCAGGATCGCTACTCCTTGCGTTGCGCCCCCCACGTGCTCGGTGTGCTGGCCGACAGCCTGAACTGGCTGCGCTCATTTATCGAGATCGAGCTCAACAGCGCCAACGACAACCCAATCATCGACGCCGAAGCAGAGCGCGTGCTGCACGGCGGGCATTTCTACGGCGGGCATATCGCCTTTGCCATGGACAGCCTCAAGACCCTGGTGGCCAACGTCGCCGACCTGCTTGACCGCCAACTCGCGCTGCTGGTGGACGTGCGTTACAACCACGGCCTGCCGAGCAACCTATCAGGCGCCCCGGCTGACCGAGCGATGATCAACCACGGCTTCAAGGCCGTGCAGATCGGTACCAGCGCCTGGACCGCCGAAGCCTTGAAAAACACCATGCCGGCCAGCGTGTTCTCACGCTCCACCGAGTGCCACAACCAGGACAAGGTCAGCATGGGCACCATCGCCGCCCGCGACGCCATCCGTGTGCTGGAGCTGACCGAACAGGTCGCCGCCGCTACCCTGCTCGCTGCCAACCAGGGCGTGTGGCTGCGCGCGCAGGCCGAGGATGCACGACCGCTGCCACCGGCATTGGCCGCGATGCACGCAGAGCTGGCCAAGGACTTCCCGCCAGTCATCGAAGACCGCGCCCTGGAAGGCGAACTGCGCCTGTGCCTGCAACGCATCGCCGAGCAACACTGGGGGCTGCATGCGTAG